In Phaeobacter piscinae, one genomic interval encodes:
- a CDS encoding class I SAM-dependent methyltransferase, whose protein sequence is MLDVGCGTGRFIRRLIDDGLVPHRVTLLDVSGRMLSYSNDLPVTHVKAPMDRIPISDGSLDLVTCLWALETIEDRPAAIREILRVLKPGGWACFAFCADKSFCSPMGRILRRSVERLGAGSFLQSDEIITNLSAKRDVAVRQIPCGGPATALLCRRGDTELRQG, encoded by the coding sequence ATGCTGGATGTCGGCTGCGGCACGGGGCGGTTCATTCGGCGTCTGATCGATGATGGACTTGTGCCACATCGCGTTACGCTACTCGACGTTTCCGGCCGGATGCTCAGTTACTCCAACGATCTGCCGGTCACGCATGTGAAAGCGCCGATGGATCGGATCCCCATTTCAGACGGCAGCCTCGACCTTGTAACTTGCCTGTGGGCACTGGAGACGATTGAGGATCGGCCTGCTGCCATTCGCGAAATTCTCAGAGTTTTGAAGCCAGGGGGATGGGCGTGTTTCGCTTTCTGTGCCGACAAGAGTTTCTGTTCGCCTATGGGGCGAATTTTGCGGCGTTCAGTTGAGCGTCTTGGAGCCGGCAGCTTCCTCCAGAGCGATGAAATCATCACGAACCTTTCGGCAAAGAGAGACGTCGCTGTACGGCAAATTCCCTGTGGAGGACCAGCTACTGCTTTGCTCTGCCGTCGCGGCGACACGGAATTAAGGCAAGGTTAA
- a CDS encoding GNAT family N-acetyltransferase, translated as MTPMTFCAPAPADGLAAGHASFRHPPHDRGSLQAGSVNERGAALLAEDSVGIADWAGVRPTFAREVCRGVGEVSIYVTANRHDQGIGCRQLDN; from the coding sequence ATGACACCGATGACTTTTTGCGCACCAGCCCCGGCCGACGGGCTGGCGGCGGGGCACGCGTCGTTTCGCCACCCCCCGCACGACCGGGGCAGTTTGCAGGCCGGTTCCGTCAATGAACGGGGGGCGGCTCTTCTGGCCGAAGATAGCGTTGGCATCGCCGATTGGGCCGGGGTTCGCCCGACCTTCGCGCGCGAGGTCTGTCGCGGCGTCGGGGAGGTTTCGATCTATGTCACGGCGAACCGTCATGACCAAGGAATCGGCTGCCGGCAACTAGACAATTAA
- a CDS encoding permease → MVLLTLALGFAGGMGADDVIAKINTGFGRALGEFALILLPSFTLAAALSQRNVGSAGAGRTAALASPLAGGGMICPDTAYAALSPAAGRLKLDVAFGSYAGFKLLYPAGPLIVATGLGMTGAAGAEPVTLLICGVLLTLPVWAAGVIWGRFARVDSRAGSKRPADAAAGTLLITFAPFLLMTGLLIAGGIIGSTRWGLVDFLLLPKGALTAAAVLALLQTPSGARRGCLDSAVRRTGSLLLVIGAASALGAAFTGLVTLDGLVPRGSGMLTLVALFALTVLFKLAQGSSMATFAAIAPVAAPIVMTSGVNGIAAVFAICLGSFIAILPNDSFYWLVRRDALETEQSEARVIRILTGGAVVQALVGMAVLLTALAIWP, encoded by the coding sequence ATGGTCCTTCTGACGTTGGCTCTGGGCTTCGCGGGCGGCATGGGGGCAGATGATGTGATCGCGAAAATCAACACCGGCTTCGGCCGCGCCCTTGGAGAATTCGCGCTGATCCTGCTGCCCTCCTTCACGCTGGCCGCGGCTCTGTCGCAACGCAATGTCGGGTCCGCGGGGGCGGGCCGGACGGCGGCGCTGGCCTCACCGCTGGCGGGGGGTGGGATGATCTGCCCCGATACCGCCTATGCCGCGCTGTCTCCGGCGGCCGGTCGGTTGAAGCTCGACGTGGCCTTCGGATCCTATGCCGGGTTCAAGCTGCTCTATCCCGCCGGTCCGCTGATCGTGGCCACGGGGCTTGGCATGACCGGCGCGGCCGGAGCCGAGCCCGTGACGCTGCTGATCTGCGGTGTGCTGTTGACCCTTCCGGTGTGGGCCGCCGGCGTGATCTGGGGCCGCTTCGCGCGCGTGGATTCGCGCGCAGGTTCCAAAAGGCCTGCGGATGCCGCGGCCGGAACCCTTTTGATCACCTTTGCACCTTTCCTTTTGATGACGGGACTTCTGATCGCGGGCGGCATCATCGGCAGCACGCGGTGGGGACTTGTTGATTTTCTCCTCCTGCCTAAGGGGGCATTGACCGCCGCTGCAGTCTTGGCCCTGCTGCAAACGCCATCGGGCGCGCGGCGCGGCTGCCTCGACAGCGCCGTGCGAAGGACAGGCTCACTGCTGCTGGTCATCGGCGCGGCCAGTGCCTTGGGTGCGGCCTTCACCGGGCTGGTGACGCTGGACGGGCTGGTCCCCCGCGGAAGCGGGATGCTGACCCTTGTGGCCCTTTTTGCGCTCACGGTCCTGTTCAAACTGGCACAGGGATCGTCCATGGCCACATTCGCCGCAATCGCGCCGGTCGCCGCCCCCATCGTGATGACAAGCGGTGTGAACGGGATCGCCGCCGTCTTTGCGATCTGCCTCGGATCCTTCATCGCGATCCTGCCCAATGACAGTTTCTACTGGCTGGTCCGCCGGGATGCGCTGGAAACCGAGCAGAGCGAAGCACGCGTGATCCGTATCCTGACAGGCGGGGCGGTCGTGCAGGCTCTGGTGGGCATGGCCGTACTGCTCACAGCCTTGGCCATATGGCCATGA
- a CDS encoding LysR substrate-binding domain-containing protein: protein MFETAARHGSFTAAGEELGITQSGVSRQVSDLEATLGVALFVRKGARLTVTPTGERLAGQLSDALSRTWSAVADARRSDQVVTLSMLPSVAARWFAPRLGTFLAENPGIDLRITASRHLVDFAAEGVDAAIRYSPSPAHDLEALKLGTETVRPVCSPDYQRTLDLNAPDDLYRATLLCGDIPEDWPAWFRAAGCESPPPPGPRLGDDGAILQAAVERQGVALGRSLLVADDIAAGRLIAPFDISLEASHAYWFVQPKGIPPTLAIESVKAWLADQFTARD from the coding sequence GTGTTCGAGACCGCCGCACGCCATGGCAGCTTTACCGCGGCTGGCGAAGAGCTTGGCATTACGCAAAGCGGCGTGTCGCGACAGGTCTCGGACCTGGAGGCAACCCTCGGTGTCGCCCTGTTCGTTCGAAAAGGTGCGAGATTGACCGTCACACCGACGGGAGAGCGTCTTGCCGGTCAGTTGTCCGACGCCCTGTCCAGAACCTGGTCCGCCGTGGCCGATGCGCGGCGTTCCGATCAGGTCGTCACATTGTCGATGCTGCCTTCAGTGGCGGCACGCTGGTTTGCGCCGCGGCTTGGCACCTTTCTGGCGGAGAACCCCGGAATCGACCTGCGCATCACGGCCTCACGGCATCTGGTGGATTTCGCGGCCGAGGGAGTCGATGCCGCGATCCGCTATAGCCCGTCGCCCGCGCATGATCTGGAGGCGCTGAAGCTCGGGACCGAAACCGTGCGTCCGGTCTGTTCACCGGACTATCAGCGAACGCTAGATTTGAACGCACCAGACGATCTCTACCGCGCCACATTGCTCTGCGGCGATATCCCCGAAGACTGGCCTGCCTGGTTCAGGGCGGCCGGCTGCGAGAGCCCGCCGCCACCCGGCCCACGCCTCGGCGACGATGGTGCAATCCTGCAGGCCGCCGTAGAGCGCCAGGGCGTCGCCCTAGGACGGTCGCTGCTCGTGGCGGATGACATCGCCGCCGGGCGGCTGATCGCACCATTCGATATTTCTCTGGAAGCAAGTCACGCCTATTGGTTCGTTCAACCGAAGGGCATTCCCCCAACCCTGGCAATCGAATCCGTAAAAGCATGGCTCGCGGATCAATTCACAGCTCGGGATTGA
- a CDS encoding LysR family transcriptional regulator has product MKIDPRHLELLFAIVDRGGLTEGAELLGKSQPSLSRSLAMLEERVGAPLFEPGKRPLQPTELGLALAEEGRKVFHAVRRSGVVLEQFQRGKSGAVRVAGTPVFLDGVISPMIAEFQMGYPGVRIDQSYGYPGDLIPKLREGILDLAILPMRQASIPEGFFFDQILPGRNVIACRAGHPLVRRGAVRLPEIAQYSWIAPPADSPLYHDLRAVLEGIGVKDFKVSFSGGSLSAVVSILTGSDALTVLPFSVVFMMRRLKSVSALPIRIGDPDRHLGILCNEAQPMRPSVKRFASYIRGEFKTLSSSITRVGQDAVWRP; this is encoded by the coding sequence ATGAAGATTGATCCTCGTCACCTTGAATTGCTGTTTGCTATCGTTGATCGCGGCGGGTTGACTGAAGGGGCAGAGCTGCTTGGCAAGTCGCAACCCAGCCTGTCGCGATCCCTTGCGATGCTAGAGGAGCGCGTCGGCGCCCCCTTGTTTGAGCCTGGAAAGCGCCCGCTGCAGCCGACCGAGTTGGGCCTTGCCCTGGCCGAGGAAGGCAGGAAGGTCTTTCATGCAGTGCGCCGCAGCGGTGTGGTTCTGGAACAATTCCAGCGCGGCAAAAGCGGCGCAGTGCGGGTTGCCGGCACGCCGGTGTTCCTCGACGGGGTGATCTCGCCCATGATCGCGGAGTTTCAGATGGGCTACCCGGGTGTGCGTATCGACCAGAGCTACGGCTACCCAGGCGACCTGATACCGAAGCTCAGGGAAGGGATCCTTGACCTGGCCATTCTGCCGATGCGGCAGGCGTCAATTCCTGAGGGGTTTTTCTTTGACCAGATCCTGCCCGGGCGCAACGTCATCGCCTGCCGGGCTGGGCATCCGCTGGTCCGGCGCGGGGCAGTTAGGTTGCCAGAGATTGCGCAGTACTCCTGGATCGCGCCGCCGGCAGACAGCCCGCTGTATCACGATCTGCGCGCTGTGCTTGAAGGGATCGGGGTCAAGGACTTCAAGGTCAGCTTCTCCGGCGGCTCCCTCAGCGCTGTGGTGAGTATCCTCACTGGATCCGATGCGCTTACGGTGCTGCCATTTTCCGTCGTGTTCATGATGCGGCGGCTGAAGTCAGTGAGCGCGCTGCCGATCCGCATTGGCGATCCGGACCGGCATCTGGGTATACTTTGCAATGAAGCACAGCCGATGCGCCCCTCGGTCAAGCGGTTCGCGAGCTACATCAGGGGCGAGTTCAAGACCCTATCAAGCAGCATCACTCGCGTGGGCCAGGATGCAGTCTGGCGACCTTGA
- a CDS encoding maleylacetate reductase, whose product MFDTAKYGSDQAVIFEAGLHRALARHVSVLDANRVLVLTTPHQSDLGLELAAQLGAKAAGVFCRAAMHTPVEVTEEALAHLQDVGADTVLAAGGGSTIGLGKALALRSGVTQIALPTTYAGSECTPILGQTETGVKTTITDENLRPATVLYDPELVATLPVPLTVTSALNAMAHAVEALYAQDRNPLSTELALTGLRSFASALPRVLEDPAGLEARLTTQQAAWACGTVLGQVGMALHHKLCHTLGGSFGLPHAETHAIVLPHATAYNAAAVPDLLAPVTGIFGGADPATALWQFAKDHGAPMALRDFGLAEADLDRAADLAVQNPYWNPNEITRSGIRDLLARAWGGDAPII is encoded by the coding sequence ATGTTCGACACTGCAAAATACGGATCAGATCAGGCCGTCATCTTTGAGGCGGGACTACACCGCGCCTTGGCCCGTCATGTGTCTGTGTTGGATGCCAATCGCGTGCTGGTGCTGACCACACCGCATCAATCGGATCTCGGGCTGGAGCTGGCGGCGCAGCTGGGCGCCAAGGCGGCAGGTGTGTTCTGCCGCGCCGCAATGCACACGCCGGTCGAGGTGACCGAGGAAGCCTTGGCCCATCTACAAGATGTCGGTGCGGACACTGTGCTGGCGGCCGGAGGCGGTTCGACCATCGGGCTTGGCAAGGCGCTGGCTCTGCGCAGCGGCGTCACCCAGATTGCCCTGCCCACGACTTATGCCGGCAGCGAATGCACACCGATCCTCGGCCAGACCGAGACCGGGGTGAAAACCACGATAACCGACGAAAACCTGCGCCCTGCCACGGTGCTTTATGATCCGGAACTGGTGGCAACCCTTCCGGTGCCTTTGACTGTGACCAGTGCGCTCAATGCAATGGCCCATGCCGTCGAGGCGCTCTATGCGCAGGACCGCAATCCCCTGTCGACTGAACTGGCGCTGACGGGGCTGCGAAGCTTTGCCAGTGCCCTGCCGCGGGTTCTGGAGGACCCGGCCGGTCTGGAAGCGCGGCTGACCACGCAACAGGCCGCTTGGGCCTGCGGCACGGTTCTAGGCCAAGTCGGCATGGCGCTGCATCATAAGCTTTGCCATACGCTCGGCGGCAGTTTTGGCCTGCCGCATGCCGAAACCCATGCCATCGTTCTGCCGCATGCCACCGCCTATAACGCCGCTGCCGTGCCGGACTTGCTGGCCCCCGTCACCGGAATTTTTGGCGGTGCTGATCCAGCAACCGCCCTGTGGCAATTTGCCAAGGATCACGGCGCACCGATGGCCCTGCGCGACTTCGGACTGGCGGAGGCCGATCTGGACCGCGCTGCCGATCTTGCAGTGCAGAACCCCTATTGGAACCCGAATGAAATCACCCGATCCGGCATCCGGGATCTGCTGGCGCGCGCCTGGGGAGGAGACGCGCCGATTATCTGA
- a CDS encoding ABC transporter substrate-binding protein: MITRRTLLKTGAAAGLLSTSGLAAPALARGAKIKLGYVSPQSGPLAAFSEADRFILDGFAATEAGQNFEVIVKDSQSNPNRAADVARELIVDDGINLMLVASTPETTNPVATTCEAEEIPCISSVAPWQPWFAGQQGNPGDPGSWERFHYAYHFFWGLEDIVAVFNAMWSQLDTNKSVGALYPNDGDGNAWGDPVLGFPPVLEQGGYRLTDPGRYQNLTDDFSAQINAFKQAKVEIVTGVPIPPDFTTFWTQAKQQGFAPKAASIGKAVLFPQAVETLGDAGHNLSSEVWWSPNHPFSSSLTGQSAAGLAHGFTAATGRQWTQPIGFVHALFEMAADVMSRVDDAADADTVSGAIAATDLASIVGRIAFDGTGLPSFAQANVAKTPLVGGQWRLSESGTYDLVIVDNSTAPEVPVGGVMEPIS; the protein is encoded by the coding sequence ATGATCACCCGCCGAACATTGCTGAAAACAGGCGCCGCCGCCGGGCTGCTGAGCACAAGCGGCCTCGCCGCGCCCGCCTTGGCCCGGGGCGCAAAAATCAAACTGGGCTATGTCAGTCCGCAATCCGGCCCGCTCGCCGCCTTCTCCGAAGCTGACCGGTTCATCCTCGACGGTTTCGCCGCAACCGAAGCAGGTCAGAATTTTGAAGTCATCGTCAAAGACAGCCAGTCGAACCCGAACCGTGCGGCGGATGTGGCGCGCGAGCTAATCGTGGATGACGGGATCAACCTGATGCTGGTCGCCTCCACACCGGAAACCACCAACCCGGTTGCCACCACCTGCGAGGCTGAGGAAATCCCCTGCATCTCCAGCGTCGCCCCATGGCAGCCGTGGTTTGCTGGCCAGCAGGGCAACCCCGGCGATCCCGGTTCGTGGGAACGGTTTCATTATGCCTATCACTTCTTCTGGGGGCTGGAGGACATCGTCGCGGTCTTCAACGCCATGTGGAGCCAGCTTGACACCAATAAATCCGTCGGCGCGCTGTACCCTAACGATGGCGACGGCAATGCCTGGGGCGACCCGGTCCTGGGCTTCCCGCCGGTGCTGGAGCAGGGTGGCTACCGCCTGACCGACCCGGGGCGCTATCAGAACCTGACCGATGATTTTTCTGCCCAGATCAACGCCTTCAAACAGGCCAAAGTAGAAATTGTGACCGGGGTGCCGATCCCACCAGATTTCACCACCTTCTGGACCCAGGCCAAACAGCAGGGTTTTGCCCCCAAGGCTGCCTCTATCGGCAAGGCGGTCCTGTTCCCGCAGGCGGTCGAAACCCTGGGGGATGCCGGCCACAATCTCAGCTCTGAAGTCTGGTGGTCCCCGAACCATCCGTTCAGCTCCTCGCTGACCGGCCAATCTGCAGCTGGTCTTGCCCACGGTTTCACCGCCGCAACCGGACGGCAGTGGACCCAGCCGATCGGCTTTGTCCATGCGCTGTTTGAGATGGCCGCTGATGTGATGTCCCGCGTAGACGATGCCGCTGATGCCGATACGGTATCCGGCGCCATCGCCGCCACCGACCTTGCCTCTATCGTCGGGCGTATCGCCTTTGACGGCACTGGTTTGCCGTCGTTTGCGCAGGCGAATGTGGCCAAGACACCACTTGTGGGCGGCCAATGGCGACTGTCGGAAAGCGGCACCTATGACCTTGTGATCGTTGACAACTCCACCGCGCCCGAGGTGCCGGTGGGCGGCGTGATGGAGCCCATCTCATGA
- a CDS encoding ABC transporter ATP-binding protein: MPHRRDRAGGAADMTLLSLQNVSKSFGQLKVADDVTFEVPAGQALGIIGPNGAGKSTLFNLITGNLRSDAGTIRFDRHDLTKAPAMQRCFAGVGRSFQVPQPFDNMTVFENLLVAATHGRKAPERDVQADCARILGQCGLLQAANQPAGGLALLQRKRLEMARALATNPKLLLLDEIAGGLTEAECLSLVDTIRSVHARGVTIIWIEHVLHALTSVVERLLVLNFGKVIGLGAPDDIMNRAEVREIYLGAGV; encoded by the coding sequence TTGCCGCATCGGCGCGATAGAGCGGGTGGAGCTGCTGACATGACCCTTCTCTCGTTGCAGAACGTATCGAAAAGCTTCGGTCAGCTGAAAGTGGCTGATGACGTCACCTTCGAAGTTCCGGCCGGCCAGGCGCTCGGCATTATCGGGCCCAATGGCGCCGGAAAGTCGACGCTTTTCAATCTCATTACCGGCAATCTGCGCAGCGACGCAGGAACCATCCGGTTTGATCGGCATGACCTGACCAAAGCGCCCGCCATGCAGCGCTGTTTCGCGGGTGTTGGCCGGTCCTTCCAAGTGCCGCAGCCCTTCGACAACATGACTGTATTCGAGAACCTGTTGGTCGCCGCCACCCATGGCCGCAAGGCCCCCGAACGGGACGTGCAGGCCGACTGCGCTCGCATACTTGGCCAATGCGGGCTGCTGCAGGCCGCCAATCAACCGGCGGGCGGGCTTGCTCTGCTGCAACGCAAGCGACTGGAAATGGCGCGCGCCCTCGCGACCAATCCCAAGCTGCTCCTGCTGGACGAGATCGCCGGCGGTTTGACCGAGGCCGAATGCCTGTCCCTCGTTGACACCATCCGCAGCGTCCATGCGCGCGGCGTCACCATTATCTGGATCGAGCATGTTCTGCATGCGCTCACCTCGGTGGTAGAGCGGCTTTTGGTGCTAAATTTCGGCAAGGTGATCGGCCTCGGCGCGCCTGACGACATCATGAACCGGGCCGAGGTCCGGGAGATCTATCTGGGGGCCGGTGTCTGA
- a CDS encoding ABC transporter ATP-binding protein, with amino-acid sequence MPILETRGLTAHYRDFQALFGIDLRLDEGETLAIIGANGAGKTTLMRALAGILPSPPKMVHLAGRPVGALSADQIMPLGLAMVPEGRKLFPSLSVEENLLIGSYGRKIQGYWSLEAIYDLFPILAERRHSPGTALSGGQQQMVAIGRALMSNPKVLLCDEISLGLAPVVIRDIYAAVPKIQQSGASLIVVEQDIGQAMAAADRVCCMMEGRITLEGKPGDLRREDIHAAYFGAAA; translated from the coding sequence ATGCCCATTCTGGAAACACGCGGCCTTACCGCCCATTACCGTGACTTTCAGGCCCTTTTCGGCATCGACCTGCGGCTGGACGAAGGGGAAACCCTTGCCATAATCGGCGCCAACGGAGCGGGGAAAACAACCCTGATGCGGGCGCTGGCAGGTATACTGCCATCGCCCCCCAAAATGGTGCATCTGGCGGGTCGGCCTGTGGGGGCGCTCAGCGCTGATCAAATCATGCCTCTGGGTCTTGCGATGGTGCCGGAGGGGCGCAAACTGTTTCCATCTCTCTCTGTCGAAGAGAACCTGCTGATCGGTAGCTATGGGCGCAAGATTCAAGGATACTGGAGCCTTGAGGCGATCTACGACTTGTTCCCGATCCTTGCGGAGCGGCGGCACAGCCCCGGCACTGCCCTTTCAGGCGGGCAACAGCAGATGGTCGCCATTGGCCGCGCGTTGATGTCGAACCCCAAGGTTCTTTTATGTGATGAGATCAGCCTCGGCCTGGCGCCGGTGGTGATCCGCGACATCTATGCCGCCGTGCCGAAAATCCAGCAGAGCGGCGCCAGCCTGATCGTGGTGGAGCAGGATATCGGCCAGGCAATGGCAGCCGCTGACCGGGTCTGCTGCATGATGGAAGGACGCATCACCCTTGAAGGGAAGCCAGGCGACCTGCGCCGCGAAGATATCCACGCAGCCTATTTTGGAGCCGCCGCATGA
- a CDS encoding branched-chain amino acid ABC transporter permease, whose amino-acid sequence MIWVDTILQGILLGGLYALFAAGLSLVFGIMRLVNLAHGDLIVCAAYLILVLVTLLGLPPIVAALVAAPVMFASGWLLQMHLLNRTLGTDILPPLLVTFGLSIALQNALLEGFSADSQRLPAGAISTASVKLGDLSIGVLPLLTFASAVLVIVGLNQLFYRTGLGRAFRATSDDAVTASLMGIRPGRIFATATAIAMLVVTLAALYLGMRANFDPAIGPARLIYAFEAVIIGGLGSLWGTLAGGIIIGVAQTMGAAVNPEWQILAGHLAFLLVLLMKPRGLFPRTVD is encoded by the coding sequence ATGATCTGGGTCGACACGATACTGCAGGGCATCCTGCTGGGCGGGCTTTATGCGCTTTTTGCGGCTGGTCTCAGCCTCGTTTTCGGGATCATGCGGCTGGTGAACCTGGCACATGGCGACCTGATTGTATGCGCAGCCTACCTGATCCTTGTCTTGGTAACGCTTTTGGGACTGCCGCCAATTGTGGCGGCGCTGGTGGCCGCACCGGTGATGTTCGCATCTGGTTGGCTGCTGCAGATGCACCTGCTGAACCGAACGCTGGGAACAGATATCCTGCCGCCACTGTTGGTGACATTCGGACTGTCCATCGCTCTGCAGAATGCCCTATTGGAAGGGTTCAGCGCCGATAGCCAGCGCCTGCCGGCGGGGGCGATCTCCACCGCCTCGGTGAAGCTGGGCGATCTCAGCATTGGGGTATTGCCGCTCCTGACCTTTGCCTCGGCCGTCCTGGTGATCGTGGGGCTGAACCAGCTGTTTTACCGCACCGGGCTGGGTCGTGCCTTCCGCGCAACTTCGGATGATGCGGTCACGGCAAGCCTGATGGGCATCCGTCCCGGGCGTATCTTTGCCACGGCCACAGCAATAGCCATGCTGGTGGTGACGCTGGCGGCGCTCTACCTGGGCATGCGGGCGAATTTCGACCCTGCGATCGGACCTGCCCGTCTGATCTATGCCTTTGAGGCCGTGATCATTGGCGGCCTTGGCAGCCTTTGGGGCACTCTGGCCGGCGGCATCATCATCGGTGTTGCACAGACGATGGGTGCCGCGGTCAACCCCGAGTGGCAAATTCTGGCCGGACATCTGGCCTTCCTCCTCGTGCTGCTAATGAAGCCGCGCGGGCTGTTTCCAAGGACGGTGGACTGA
- a CDS encoding branched-chain amino acid ABC transporter permease has protein sequence MADLTHSLAQSAALPATAPLRVTTRTRASDLFGLLACGAVLLLAVLPFFAGRGLIQDLFFIMTMLVLAQLWNLLAGYGGLVSIGQQAFVGIGAYAMFGGVIIAGIDPIAAILLGGLAAAALAVPMGFFAFRLAGAYFAIGTWVLAEVARLLLAQVKSLGGGTGTSLPRSATREMWATGWIKSALDVKSAAARDVLTYWLALLLAVVVIAAIYALLRSRRGLALSAVRDNPEAAKSVGVDAGRIKWMVFLAASFGTGLAGALIYVQKARISPDAAFSVTDWTAYVIFIVVIGGIGTIEGPILGVLIFFALQSLLADFGSWYLFTLGLIGIAVMLLAPRGLWGLFSDRTGIQLFPVQRRLNGGTLKED, from the coding sequence ATGGCTGATCTGACACACTCTCTGGCCCAATCTGCGGCACTTCCTGCGACGGCACCGCTCCGCGTAACGACTCGGACAAGGGCGTCCGACCTGTTCGGCCTGCTGGCCTGCGGCGCGGTCCTTCTGCTGGCAGTTTTGCCATTCTTTGCCGGGCGCGGGCTGATCCAGGATCTCTTCTTCATAATGACCATGCTGGTGCTGGCACAGCTTTGGAACCTGCTCGCAGGCTACGGCGGCCTAGTCAGCATTGGTCAGCAGGCCTTTGTCGGCATTGGCGCCTATGCGATGTTCGGCGGCGTTATCATTGCAGGCATCGATCCGATCGCTGCAATTCTGCTGGGCGGGCTGGCGGCGGCCGCCCTTGCGGTGCCAATGGGTTTTTTCGCCTTTCGACTCGCAGGCGCCTATTTCGCCATCGGCACCTGGGTCTTGGCCGAGGTGGCGCGGCTGCTGCTTGCGCAGGTTAAATCACTCGGCGGTGGCACCGGCACCTCTCTGCCCCGCAGCGCGACCCGCGAGATGTGGGCCACCGGCTGGATCAAATCCGCGTTAGATGTGAAGAGCGCCGCCGCGCGCGATGTCCTCACCTACTGGTTGGCGCTGCTGCTGGCGGTGGTGGTTATCGCAGCAATCTATGCGCTTCTGCGCTCGCGCCGCGGCCTGGCGCTCTCAGCCGTGCGCGACAATCCGGAGGCTGCGAAATCCGTTGGCGTTGATGCTGGCCGGATCAAATGGATGGTGTTCCTGGCCGCCAGCTTTGGCACCGGGCTTGCAGGGGCGCTTATCTATGTTCAGAAAGCCCGCATCAGCCCTGATGCCGCCTTTAGCGTGACCGATTGGACGGCTTACGTGATATTCATCGTGGTGATCGGCGGCATCGGCACCATCGAGGGCCCGATCCTGGGCGTACTCATCTTCTTCGCATTGCAATCGCTGCTGGCGGACTTTGGCAGCTGGTATCTGTTCACGCTTGGTCTTATCGGAATCGCCGTCATGCTCCTGGCCCCTCGTGGCCTATGGGGGCTTTTCTCCGACCGGACCGGCATTCAACTTTTTCCCGTTCAGCGGCGTCTGAACGGCGGCACACTCAAGGAGGATTAA